Proteins from one Cryptomeria japonica chromosome 4, Sugi_1.0, whole genome shotgun sequence genomic window:
- the LOC131076262 gene encoding uncharacterized protein LOC131076262 isoform X2: MIPLLQKSCRRFCMNEVFPTIFFKLMNVVMDLNKPPEEDESSILFMLLKDGKQISQVSCSNTPVKISESLHIKDINPAAYYPLKTLPHIYFHAASQNRPQRNEWQRFLNYLLNRDKVAVCQHGNCEFLIAPPAGQGSANLDCVAVAYRFGELPKDGESGEILVSADNRTRESVLVQGGSVPKSHTPALHMKGSQLIVKSEDACLRPQNSQSPSPRLVSGDATCAISRDYKEDSLDSCHPVKEQALYQTIYSLPGETMLAQGGSTPKPQTPALHREQSQVIVKSEDFRSARVSTEDACLRPQNSQSLSRGLVSGNATCTVSRDYRRFGLHNLHPAEEQALYERIYSLPKEPLNFKEHMHNFSAQIPLEIPHYMHNSSGQIPLETPCHSSREVEQDKLGTPRYSSTEVKQDKLGTDRVKGRYEVDPDFFNTLRHMHNGWPFGALAELIDNARDANASKLDISIQMEFSKNAGQKIPILSVIDNGWGMSHLDIKRMVSIGHGRPTKDNRDHIGRFGVGFKTGTMQLGKDAIVLTQCSETRSIAFLSRSYNENKKCYQDLDIPIITYRKEGGWMDFDLEVHSEAEAETDLKSIQEYSPFNAYTIGSKFASFAENGTGTHIYIYNLARWGSEYTLAWDEKCNDERNLKKKRDIWIRSKRVRKREGQISREVPLDYSLHSYLEVMFLNPRMKIYVQGTMVRTHPLAKSLNKTKVLRDVILEKNVELTLGRSQVEKERGNCGMFLYWHGRLIEAYKRVGGMVQSADMGRGVIGVIDVTDLMKVGDQVMILPTKQGFQDCEELETLEKWLGCKADEYWDENFDTLELRDNSKGYKPDNEWVQCNKCRKWRILDPSFNAENLPPEWFCFMPPYKGECDIPEQKVEHGVITVSAKRSSGGFSNARQSQPVEEMNVTPLDDSIVTTISNKGESEISTDSEDEPVVELPVAKRTFRRLRRGPPPSEGGIAKRSRVK; this comes from the exons ATGATCCCGCTTCTTCAAAAATCTTGCCGCCGTTTCTGCATGAATGAA GTCTTTCCAACTATTTTTTTCAAG TTGATGAATGTGGTGATGGATTTAAACAAGCCCCCTGAAGAAG ATGAATCATCCATTCTTTTTATGCTTTTGAAAGACGGCAAGCAAATCAGCCAAGTTTCATGCTCTAACACTCCGGTGAAAAT CTCTGAATCCTTGCATATCAAGGATATTAATCCTGCGGCCTACTATCCACTCAAAACGTTGCCTCACATTTACTTTCATGCAGCTAGTCAGAACCGGCCTCAACGTAATGAGTGGCAAAGATTTCTAAATTATCTCCTTAATAGGGACAAG GTTGCAGTTTGCCAACATGGAAATTGTGAGTTCTTGATAGCACCTCCTGCTGGACAAGGCTCAGCTAATTTGGACTGTGTTGCTGTTGCTTATCGTTTTGGGGAGTTACCCAAGGATGGAGAATCTGGAGAAATTTTGGTATCTGCTG ATAACCGGACTAGAGAGTCTGTGTTGGTTCAAGGGGGAAGCGTACCTAAATCTCATACTCCTGCATTACATATGAAAGGATCACAGCTGATTGTAAAATCTGAAGATGCTTGCTTAAGGCCACAGAATTCCCAATCACCAAGTCCAAGATTGGTGAGTGGTGATGCAACTTGTGCAATTTCAAGGGACTATAAAGAAGATAGTTTGGATAGTTGTCACCCTGTCAAGGAGCAAGCTTTGTATCAAACAATATATTCCTTGCCTGGTGAGACCATGTTGGCTCAAGGGGGAAGTACACCTAAACCTCAAACTCCAGCATTACACAGAGAGCAATCGCAGGTGATTGTAAAATCTGAAGATTTTAGAAGTGCGAGGGTCAGCACAGAAGATGCTTGCTTAAGACCACAAAATTCTCAATCGCTAAGTCGAGGATTGGTGAGTGGTAATGCAACTTGTACAGTTTCAAGGGACTATCGAAGATTTGGTCTGCATAATCTTCACCCTGCAGAGGAGCAAGCTTTGTATGAAAGAATATATTCGTTGCCTAAAGAACCTCTAAATTTTAAAGAGCATATGCATAACTTTTCAGCTCAAATACCACTTGAAATTCCCCACTATATGCATAACTCTTCAGGCCAAATACCACTTGAAACTCCCTGCCATTCATCAAGGGAAGTCGAACAAGATAAATTAGGTACTCCGCGCTATTCATCAACGGAAGTCAAACAAGATAAATTAGGTACAGATCGAGTCAAGGGCAGGTATGAAGTGGATCCTGATTTCTTTAATACACTTCGTCACATGCACAATGGATGGCCTTTTGGCGCTCTTGCGGAGCTCATTGATAATGCCAGGGATGCTAATGCTTCAAA GTTGGATATATCAATTCAAATGGAATTTAGTAAAAATGCTGGACAAAAGATACCTATTCTGTCTGTCATTGATAATGGTTGGGGCATGTCACATTTGGATATTAAAAGGATGGTCAGTATTGGGCATGGACGGCCCACTAAGGACAACAGGGATCACATTGGAAGATTTGGAGTTGGATTCaag ACAGGAACCATGCAACTTGGAAAGGATGCAATTGTTCTTACTCAATGCAGTGAAACTCGGTCAATAGCTTTTTTGTCACGTTCATACAATGAAAATAAGAAA TGTTATCAGGATCTAGATATTCCAATTATAACATATCGAAAGGAGGGAGGGTGGATGGATTTTGACCTTGAAGTACATAGTGAAGCTGAAGCAGAGACTGACTTGAAATCCATTCAGGAGTACTCACCATTCAATGCATATACCATTGGAAGCAAGTTTGCAAGCTTTGCAGAGAATGGTACTGGGACACACATTTATATCTACAATCTAGCCCGATGGGGTTCAGAGTACACTTTAGCCTGGGATGAAAAATGTAATGATGagagaaatttaaaaaagaaaCGAGATATCTGGATAAGATCAAAGCGGGTGAGGAAACGGGAGGGTCAAATTAGTCGAGAG GTACCTCTTGATTATTCTCTGCATTCCTACTTGGAAGTTATGTTCCTTAATCCTCGAATGAAAATATATGTACAAGGGACAATG GTTAGGACACATCCACTTGCTAAGTCACTCAATAAAACGAAGGTTTTAAGGGATGTAATCCTAGAAAAAAATGTTGAGCTAACTTTAGGACGAAGTCAAGTGGAAAAAGAGCGAGGAAATTGCGGGATGTTTTTATATTGGCATGGTCGACTAATTGAG GCATACAAAAGGGTAGGAGGAATGGTTCAAAGTGCAGATATGGGTCGTGGTGTTATTGGTGTTATAGATGTCACTGATCTCATG AAAGTTGGTGATCAAGTTATGATTCTCCCTACCAAGCAGGGCTTTCAGGACTGTGAAGAATTAGAAACACTGGAGAAATGGTTAGGATGCAAGGCTGATGAATATTGGGATGAAAATTTTGATACCCTAGAATTG AGAGATAATAGCAAAGGGTACAAACCAGACAATGAATGGGTTCAATGTAATAAATGTCGAAAATGGCGAATACTCGATCCAAGTTTCAATGCGGAAAATCTACCTCCTGAATG GTTTTGCTTTATGCCTCCTTATAAAGGTGAATGTGATATTCCTGAACAGAAAGTTGAACATGGTGTAATCACTGTGAGTGCCAAACGTTCTTCTGGTGGCTTTTCCAATGCTCGGCAATCACAACCTGTGGAGGAAATGAATGTAACACCACTAGATGATTCTATAGTTACTACTATTAGCAACAAAG
- the LOC131076262 gene encoding uncharacterized protein LOC131076262 isoform X1, translating to MIPLLQKSCRRFCMNEVFPTIFFKLMNVVMDLNKPPEEDESSILFMLLKDGKQISQVSCSNTPVKISESLHIKDINPAAYYPLKTLPHIYFHAASQNRPQRNEWQRFLNYLLNRDKVAVCQHGNCEFLIAPPAGQGSANLDCVAVAYRFGELPKDGESGEILVSADNRTRESVLVQGGSVPKSHTPALHMKGSQLIVKSEDACLRPQNSQSPSPRLVSGDATCAISRDYKEDSLDSCHPVKEQALYQTIYSLPGETMLAQGGSTPKPQTPALHREQSQVIVKSEDFRSARVSTEDACLRPQNSQSLSRGLVSGNATCTVSRDYRRFGLHNLHPAEEQALYERIYSLPKEPLNFKEHMHNFSAQIPLEIPHYMHNSSGQIPLETPCHSSREVEQDKLGTPRYSSTEVKQDKLGTDRVKGRYEVDPDFFNTLRHMHNGWPFGALAELIDNARDANASKLDISIQMEFSKNAGQKIPILSVIDNGWGMSHLDIKRMVSIGHGRPTKDNRDHIGRFGVGFKTGTMQLGKDAIVLTQCSETRSIAFLSRSYNENKKCYQDLDIPIITYRKEGGWMDFDLEVHSEAEAETDLKSIQEYSPFNAYTIGSKFASFAENGTGTHIYIYNLARWGSEYTLAWDEKCNDERNLKKKRDIWIRSKRVRKREGQISREVPLDYSLHSYLEVMFLNPRMKIYVQGTMVRTHPLAKSLNKTKVLRDVILEKNVELTLGRSQVEKERGNCGMFLYWHGRLIEAYKRVGGMVQSADMGRGVIGVIDVTDLMKVGDQVMILPTKQGFQDCEELETLEKWLGCKADEYWDENFDTLELQRDNSKGYKPDNEWVQCNKCRKWRILDPSFNAENLPPEWFCFMPPYKGECDIPEQKVEHGVITVSAKRSSGGFSNARQSQPVEEMNVTPLDDSIVTTISNKGESEISTDSEDEPVVELPVAKRTFRRLRRGPPPSEGGIAKRSRVK from the exons ATGATCCCGCTTCTTCAAAAATCTTGCCGCCGTTTCTGCATGAATGAA GTCTTTCCAACTATTTTTTTCAAG TTGATGAATGTGGTGATGGATTTAAACAAGCCCCCTGAAGAAG ATGAATCATCCATTCTTTTTATGCTTTTGAAAGACGGCAAGCAAATCAGCCAAGTTTCATGCTCTAACACTCCGGTGAAAAT CTCTGAATCCTTGCATATCAAGGATATTAATCCTGCGGCCTACTATCCACTCAAAACGTTGCCTCACATTTACTTTCATGCAGCTAGTCAGAACCGGCCTCAACGTAATGAGTGGCAAAGATTTCTAAATTATCTCCTTAATAGGGACAAG GTTGCAGTTTGCCAACATGGAAATTGTGAGTTCTTGATAGCACCTCCTGCTGGACAAGGCTCAGCTAATTTGGACTGTGTTGCTGTTGCTTATCGTTTTGGGGAGTTACCCAAGGATGGAGAATCTGGAGAAATTTTGGTATCTGCTG ATAACCGGACTAGAGAGTCTGTGTTGGTTCAAGGGGGAAGCGTACCTAAATCTCATACTCCTGCATTACATATGAAAGGATCACAGCTGATTGTAAAATCTGAAGATGCTTGCTTAAGGCCACAGAATTCCCAATCACCAAGTCCAAGATTGGTGAGTGGTGATGCAACTTGTGCAATTTCAAGGGACTATAAAGAAGATAGTTTGGATAGTTGTCACCCTGTCAAGGAGCAAGCTTTGTATCAAACAATATATTCCTTGCCTGGTGAGACCATGTTGGCTCAAGGGGGAAGTACACCTAAACCTCAAACTCCAGCATTACACAGAGAGCAATCGCAGGTGATTGTAAAATCTGAAGATTTTAGAAGTGCGAGGGTCAGCACAGAAGATGCTTGCTTAAGACCACAAAATTCTCAATCGCTAAGTCGAGGATTGGTGAGTGGTAATGCAACTTGTACAGTTTCAAGGGACTATCGAAGATTTGGTCTGCATAATCTTCACCCTGCAGAGGAGCAAGCTTTGTATGAAAGAATATATTCGTTGCCTAAAGAACCTCTAAATTTTAAAGAGCATATGCATAACTTTTCAGCTCAAATACCACTTGAAATTCCCCACTATATGCATAACTCTTCAGGCCAAATACCACTTGAAACTCCCTGCCATTCATCAAGGGAAGTCGAACAAGATAAATTAGGTACTCCGCGCTATTCATCAACGGAAGTCAAACAAGATAAATTAGGTACAGATCGAGTCAAGGGCAGGTATGAAGTGGATCCTGATTTCTTTAATACACTTCGTCACATGCACAATGGATGGCCTTTTGGCGCTCTTGCGGAGCTCATTGATAATGCCAGGGATGCTAATGCTTCAAA GTTGGATATATCAATTCAAATGGAATTTAGTAAAAATGCTGGACAAAAGATACCTATTCTGTCTGTCATTGATAATGGTTGGGGCATGTCACATTTGGATATTAAAAGGATGGTCAGTATTGGGCATGGACGGCCCACTAAGGACAACAGGGATCACATTGGAAGATTTGGAGTTGGATTCaag ACAGGAACCATGCAACTTGGAAAGGATGCAATTGTTCTTACTCAATGCAGTGAAACTCGGTCAATAGCTTTTTTGTCACGTTCATACAATGAAAATAAGAAA TGTTATCAGGATCTAGATATTCCAATTATAACATATCGAAAGGAGGGAGGGTGGATGGATTTTGACCTTGAAGTACATAGTGAAGCTGAAGCAGAGACTGACTTGAAATCCATTCAGGAGTACTCACCATTCAATGCATATACCATTGGAAGCAAGTTTGCAAGCTTTGCAGAGAATGGTACTGGGACACACATTTATATCTACAATCTAGCCCGATGGGGTTCAGAGTACACTTTAGCCTGGGATGAAAAATGTAATGATGagagaaatttaaaaaagaaaCGAGATATCTGGATAAGATCAAAGCGGGTGAGGAAACGGGAGGGTCAAATTAGTCGAGAG GTACCTCTTGATTATTCTCTGCATTCCTACTTGGAAGTTATGTTCCTTAATCCTCGAATGAAAATATATGTACAAGGGACAATG GTTAGGACACATCCACTTGCTAAGTCACTCAATAAAACGAAGGTTTTAAGGGATGTAATCCTAGAAAAAAATGTTGAGCTAACTTTAGGACGAAGTCAAGTGGAAAAAGAGCGAGGAAATTGCGGGATGTTTTTATATTGGCATGGTCGACTAATTGAG GCATACAAAAGGGTAGGAGGAATGGTTCAAAGTGCAGATATGGGTCGTGGTGTTATTGGTGTTATAGATGTCACTGATCTCATG AAAGTTGGTGATCAAGTTATGATTCTCCCTACCAAGCAGGGCTTTCAGGACTGTGAAGAATTAGAAACACTGGAGAAATGGTTAGGATGCAAGGCTGATGAATATTGGGATGAAAATTTTGATACCCTAGAATTG CAGAGAGATAATAGCAAAGGGTACAAACCAGACAATGAATGGGTTCAATGTAATAAATGTCGAAAATGGCGAATACTCGATCCAAGTTTCAATGCGGAAAATCTACCTCCTGAATG GTTTTGCTTTATGCCTCCTTATAAAGGTGAATGTGATATTCCTGAACAGAAAGTTGAACATGGTGTAATCACTGTGAGTGCCAAACGTTCTTCTGGTGGCTTTTCCAATGCTCGGCAATCACAACCTGTGGAGGAAATGAATGTAACACCACTAGATGATTCTATAGTTACTACTATTAGCAACAAAG
- the LOC131076262 gene encoding uncharacterized protein LOC131076262 isoform X3 has product MIPLLQKSCRRFCMNEVFPTIFFKLMNVVMDLNKPPEEDESSILFMLLKDGKQISQVSCSNTPVKISESLHIKDINPAAYYPLKTLPHIYFHAASQNRPQRNEWQRFLNYLLNRDKVAVCQHGNCEFLIAPPAGQGSANLDCVAVAYRFGELPKDGESGEILVSADNRTRESVLVQGGSVPKSHTPALHMKGSQLIVKSEDACLRPQNSQSPSPRLVSGDATCAISRDYKEDSLDSCHPVKEQALYQTIYSLPGETMLAQGGSTPKPQTPALHREQSQVIVKSEDFRSARVSTEDACLRPQNSQSLSRGLVSGNATCTVSRDYRRFGLHNLHPAEEQALYERIYSLPKEPLNFKEHMHNFSAQIPLEIPHYMHNSSGQIPLETPCHSSREVEQDKLGTPRYSSTEVKQDKLGTDRVKGRYEVDPDFFNTLRHMHNGWPFGALAELIDNARDANASKLDISIQMEFSKNAGQKIPILSVIDNGWGMSHLDIKRMVSIGHGRPTKDNRDHIGRFGVGFKTGTMQLGKDAIVLTQCSETRSIAFLSRSYNENKKDLDIPIITYRKEGGWMDFDLEVHSEAEAETDLKSIQEYSPFNAYTIGSKFASFAENGTGTHIYIYNLARWGSEYTLAWDEKCNDERNLKKKRDIWIRSKRVRKREGQISREVPLDYSLHSYLEVMFLNPRMKIYVQGTMVRTHPLAKSLNKTKVLRDVILEKNVELTLGRSQVEKERGNCGMFLYWHGRLIEAYKRVGGMVQSADMGRGVIGVIDVTDLMKVGDQVMILPTKQGFQDCEELETLEKWLGCKADEYWDENFDTLELQRDNSKGYKPDNEWVQCNKCRKWRILDPSFNAENLPPEWFCFMPPYKGECDIPEQKVEHGVITVSAKRSSGGFSNARQSQPVEEMNVTPLDDSIVTTISNKGESEISTDSEDEPVVELPVAKRTFRRLRRGPPPSEGGIAKRSRVK; this is encoded by the exons ATGATCCCGCTTCTTCAAAAATCTTGCCGCCGTTTCTGCATGAATGAA GTCTTTCCAACTATTTTTTTCAAG TTGATGAATGTGGTGATGGATTTAAACAAGCCCCCTGAAGAAG ATGAATCATCCATTCTTTTTATGCTTTTGAAAGACGGCAAGCAAATCAGCCAAGTTTCATGCTCTAACACTCCGGTGAAAAT CTCTGAATCCTTGCATATCAAGGATATTAATCCTGCGGCCTACTATCCACTCAAAACGTTGCCTCACATTTACTTTCATGCAGCTAGTCAGAACCGGCCTCAACGTAATGAGTGGCAAAGATTTCTAAATTATCTCCTTAATAGGGACAAG GTTGCAGTTTGCCAACATGGAAATTGTGAGTTCTTGATAGCACCTCCTGCTGGACAAGGCTCAGCTAATTTGGACTGTGTTGCTGTTGCTTATCGTTTTGGGGAGTTACCCAAGGATGGAGAATCTGGAGAAATTTTGGTATCTGCTG ATAACCGGACTAGAGAGTCTGTGTTGGTTCAAGGGGGAAGCGTACCTAAATCTCATACTCCTGCATTACATATGAAAGGATCACAGCTGATTGTAAAATCTGAAGATGCTTGCTTAAGGCCACAGAATTCCCAATCACCAAGTCCAAGATTGGTGAGTGGTGATGCAACTTGTGCAATTTCAAGGGACTATAAAGAAGATAGTTTGGATAGTTGTCACCCTGTCAAGGAGCAAGCTTTGTATCAAACAATATATTCCTTGCCTGGTGAGACCATGTTGGCTCAAGGGGGAAGTACACCTAAACCTCAAACTCCAGCATTACACAGAGAGCAATCGCAGGTGATTGTAAAATCTGAAGATTTTAGAAGTGCGAGGGTCAGCACAGAAGATGCTTGCTTAAGACCACAAAATTCTCAATCGCTAAGTCGAGGATTGGTGAGTGGTAATGCAACTTGTACAGTTTCAAGGGACTATCGAAGATTTGGTCTGCATAATCTTCACCCTGCAGAGGAGCAAGCTTTGTATGAAAGAATATATTCGTTGCCTAAAGAACCTCTAAATTTTAAAGAGCATATGCATAACTTTTCAGCTCAAATACCACTTGAAATTCCCCACTATATGCATAACTCTTCAGGCCAAATACCACTTGAAACTCCCTGCCATTCATCAAGGGAAGTCGAACAAGATAAATTAGGTACTCCGCGCTATTCATCAACGGAAGTCAAACAAGATAAATTAGGTACAGATCGAGTCAAGGGCAGGTATGAAGTGGATCCTGATTTCTTTAATACACTTCGTCACATGCACAATGGATGGCCTTTTGGCGCTCTTGCGGAGCTCATTGATAATGCCAGGGATGCTAATGCTTCAAA GTTGGATATATCAATTCAAATGGAATTTAGTAAAAATGCTGGACAAAAGATACCTATTCTGTCTGTCATTGATAATGGTTGGGGCATGTCACATTTGGATATTAAAAGGATGGTCAGTATTGGGCATGGACGGCCCACTAAGGACAACAGGGATCACATTGGAAGATTTGGAGTTGGATTCaag ACAGGAACCATGCAACTTGGAAAGGATGCAATTGTTCTTACTCAATGCAGTGAAACTCGGTCAATAGCTTTTTTGTCACGTTCATACAATGAAAATAAGAAA GATCTAGATATTCCAATTATAACATATCGAAAGGAGGGAGGGTGGATGGATTTTGACCTTGAAGTACATAGTGAAGCTGAAGCAGAGACTGACTTGAAATCCATTCAGGAGTACTCACCATTCAATGCATATACCATTGGAAGCAAGTTTGCAAGCTTTGCAGAGAATGGTACTGGGACACACATTTATATCTACAATCTAGCCCGATGGGGTTCAGAGTACACTTTAGCCTGGGATGAAAAATGTAATGATGagagaaatttaaaaaagaaaCGAGATATCTGGATAAGATCAAAGCGGGTGAGGAAACGGGAGGGTCAAATTAGTCGAGAG GTACCTCTTGATTATTCTCTGCATTCCTACTTGGAAGTTATGTTCCTTAATCCTCGAATGAAAATATATGTACAAGGGACAATG GTTAGGACACATCCACTTGCTAAGTCACTCAATAAAACGAAGGTTTTAAGGGATGTAATCCTAGAAAAAAATGTTGAGCTAACTTTAGGACGAAGTCAAGTGGAAAAAGAGCGAGGAAATTGCGGGATGTTTTTATATTGGCATGGTCGACTAATTGAG GCATACAAAAGGGTAGGAGGAATGGTTCAAAGTGCAGATATGGGTCGTGGTGTTATTGGTGTTATAGATGTCACTGATCTCATG AAAGTTGGTGATCAAGTTATGATTCTCCCTACCAAGCAGGGCTTTCAGGACTGTGAAGAATTAGAAACACTGGAGAAATGGTTAGGATGCAAGGCTGATGAATATTGGGATGAAAATTTTGATACCCTAGAATTG CAGAGAGATAATAGCAAAGGGTACAAACCAGACAATGAATGGGTTCAATGTAATAAATGTCGAAAATGGCGAATACTCGATCCAAGTTTCAATGCGGAAAATCTACCTCCTGAATG GTTTTGCTTTATGCCTCCTTATAAAGGTGAATGTGATATTCCTGAACAGAAAGTTGAACATGGTGTAATCACTGTGAGTGCCAAACGTTCTTCTGGTGGCTTTTCCAATGCTCGGCAATCACAACCTGTGGAGGAAATGAATGTAACACCACTAGATGATTCTATAGTTACTACTATTAGCAACAAAG